The DNA sequence CAGAGGACTCGTTTTGATATTGAAATGCTTCAGGAAATGGGATACTGTCCGGGAGTAGAGAACTATTCCATGCATCTTTCAGGGCGTAAATGGGGAGAAAAGCCATATTCCCTTTTGAAATATTTCCCTGATGACTTTTTGACAATAATTGATGAATCACACGTGACCGTGCCTCAGATTCGTGGAATGTATAATGGGGACAGGGCACGTAAGGAGACTTTGGTTGAGCATGGATTCAGATTGCCTTCCGCAAAGGAAAACAGGCCTTTAAGATTTGATGAGTTTGAATCATCAGTAAACCAGGTCATCTATGTTTCAGCAACACCTGGTCAGTATGAACTTTCAAAATCTCGAAATGTTGTCGAGCAGATTATCCGTCCGACCGGTTTGGTGGATCCTGAAGTTTTAATCAGACCTGTTACCGGTCAGGTTGAGGATCTTCTTAAGGAAGTTAAGCTTACTGCCGAAAAGGATGAGAGGGTGCTTGTCACCACACTGACCAAGAGGATGGCCGAGGATTTAACCGATTACTATGCAAGAATCGGCGTCAAGGTAAGATACATGCACTCTGAAATCGATACTTTGGAGCGTATTGACATCGTTGATGACTTGAGACGTGGTAAATTTGACGTGTTGGTTGGTGTAAACCTTTTAAGGGAAGGTTTGGACCTGCCGGAGGTGTCTCTGGTAGCCATTCTTGATGCAGATAAGGAAGGATTTTTAAGAAACGAAACCTCACTTATACAGACCATCGGACGTGCTGCAAGAAACGTAAACGGCCGTGTAATCATGTATGTGGATGACATGACAGATTCCGTTAGAAATGCATATGACACCACACTCAAAAGGCGTAAGCTTCAGATGAAATACAATGAAGTTCATGGTATCACTCCTAAATCAACCCAAAGAACCTTAAAAGAAAAACTTGCAGAGGAAGAGGAGAAATATAATGGCCTTACTGGTGCTGAAGTTGAAAAAATGCCTAAAGATGAGCTTCGTCTGTTAATCAAGGACCTTGAAAAGGACATGAAGGAGGCTGCAGCAAGACTTGATTTTGAACGTGCAGCCGAATTAAGAAACAAACTTTATGCATTGAAAGGTTTTGACAATTAATTTCACTAATTTTATATATTTTTTCAGATAAAATTTTTAAGTGATGATAGTTTTTAAAAATCAGGTTAAATTTGCATTGATTCTATCGATATTCACATTATTCTGCATTTCTGCCGTTTGTGCGGGGGATATAAATTCAACTGGCACATTGGCTGTTGATTATGCAGATGATGAGATTGAATCCAATGTTGATTTGGATGAATCTGGTGAGGGTGAAGTTTTAGGAGATAAGGAAACTCCCTCAATTCAGGTTAACTCCACAGAAGTCACAACAGGTGGGGAAATTGAAATTTCTCTTAAGGATTCGAATAATGTTTCTTTAGCCAATAAGGATTTAACCGCAATAATTAATGATGAAGACCATAAGATTTCTACAAATGATAACGGGATAGCGCTCTTAAAATTGAGTTTGCCTGCAAAATCATACATTTTGCAAGTCATTTTCAAGGGAGACGATGTTTATTCCCCGATAAATAAAACATTCAATATAGATGTTTTAAAGATGGACACAATACTTACTCCAATAGGTAGCAGTGTGATTTATGGAAAATATTTCTATTCTGATTTAACTGATGTTTATGGTACTTCAATAGATGGGGCTGAACTATCATTTAAAATAAATGGTAAGACTTATACTGTAAAAACCAATGATGATGGTCGTGCAAAATTAAAGATCACTTTAGCTTCTGGAAAATATTCTTTGGTCATCGGTTATGATGGAAATGAGTATTACAATTCAATTTCAAAGACAATAAATTTGATTGTTCGTGCATCAACTTCCCTTGTGGTTGGAAATTCAATACTTTTAACCAACGGATATTTGAGAATTTATATGAAGAGTAATGAACAGTCTGCAATTTCCAAAAAAAACTGTAAAAATTACCATCAACAACAAGGTGTATACCAAAAGGACAAATTCAGAGGGAATTATAGTCTTTAAACCGAAACTGGGAACCGGAACCCTTAAGATAACTGTTGAATTTGGTGGAACAACATATGTTGGCGAATCTTCAGCTCAAAAACAGGTTAAGGGAATTAAAGGCAATCCTAGAAACCCTTTCATATCAAAGATTTCATTAAGGAATGGTGTTCCCAATGTGGATTATATGTTCGGAAGTTATGTGATGGCTGATGGTGATATGAAATATTCCCTGACCAAAGCCCAATATAAGGCAGTCATTAAAAGGGACAGCTACTGTCTGTATTTGAACAATAAATTAAGCAAATACACAGTTTTCAAATCAAAGGCCGAACCGAAACTTAGCCATATCATCAAAAGGGAAAAGTGGAATGTGATTGAAAGGGCCATCAACACCAAGATTGTTAAGAAAAACAAGAATGGCTATTGGCCGGGTACAATCACCGTTTCTCTAAAGGGAAAATCATACACCTATCCTGAGGTGAGGGATGTGCAGAATACCGGTTACACCTGCGGACCTACAGCAAGCAGCATGTGCACACAGGTTTTAAGAAACTATTACTGTGAAAAGTATCTTGCCCAGAATGGGGATGCAACTCCTTCCGAAGGATCCAGTACCAAAGGCCTTAAAAGGGCTTTGGAAAAGTTTAATTTCAAATGCAGCATCTATTATAAAAGCTCATTCAATAAAGCCTTAAAACAGCTTAAGAAAGGTGGCAGCGCTTTGGTGTTCCATACATGGGGACATTTCGTATCCATTCTGGATATCAGTAATGACGGCAAGAAGATACTGGTTGGAAATCCTTCAGGAGACTATGATTATGGAAGTCATGACATTCCAACAAAATGGTTGACTGTCAGTTATATGAAAAAGCGTTTCAATAACTATGACACCTCAGGTCTGATTGTCAAATTGAAGTATAACCTGAAAAAGGCCACCAAAAAGAATGTCAATAATTTCTATTACAGTATGGGAACCAAATGGTCTCGTCAAAATACCAATGAGAGATTGGTTCAAATTCAGGCCAATTTCTATTGAATAATTTAAAATTTCTTTCTTTTTTTTTAATTTTTTTTCATTACCAAATGCTCTCTAATACTTTATAAACTAGTTTGTTCTAATATTATATAACAAAATTAGGAGAGTATTATGGCAAACGACGATAAAAAACAAATAGTCATAAAGGGTGCACGTGAACATAATCTGCAGGATATTGATGTCAGTGTTCCACGTGACGAATTCATTGTAATTACTGGCCTTAGTGGGTCTGGAAAGTCTTCTCTTGCTTTTGATACAATTTATGCTGAAGGACAGCGTAGATATGTTGAATCATTGTCTGCCTATGCAAGACAATTTCTGGGGCAGATGAAAAAACCTGAAATGGAATCCATTGAAGGACTGTCTCCGGCTATTTCAATAGACCAGAAAACAACAAGAGAGAATCCAAGATCAACTGTTGGTACAATTACAGAAATCTATGATTATCTGAGATTATTATTTGCAAGAATAGGTATTCCTCACTGTCCGAATTGTGGACGTGAGATCTCACACCAGACACTTGGTCAAATAGGAGATGCAATCATCGAAGAGGGTGAAGGTGTAAAAATCCAGATACTGGCACCGATTGTCCGTGATAAGAAGGGCCAATTCAAGGATGTTCTTGAAGATCTTAGAAACAAGGGATTTGTAAGGGTTCGTGTTGATGGTGAAATCCGTGATTTGGATGAGGACATAAGCCTTGCAAAAACCTACAGACATGATATTGATGTCATTGTTGACAGGCTTAAAATCAGAAAGAACGTTGACTTTAAGCGCAGACTGGTTGATTCACTTGAAACAGCTTCAGAGCTGACCGAAGGATTAATCACAGTTCTGTTTGACAATGGTGAGGAATACGAGAAGAAATATTCCGAACACTTTGCATGTGTTCACTGCGGAATAAACTTCGAGGAGCTGACTCCAAGGATGTTCTCATTCAATGCTCCACAGGGGGCATGTCCTGAATGTAACGGTATAGGTTCAAAAATGGAAATTGACCCCGACTTGGTTGTTCCGGACAAATCATTGTCTTTGAGTGAAGGGGCGATTGTTCCTTGGGCAAGTTCAGCAAAAAGGGAAAACTATTATTTCCAGATGCTGGATGCCGTATCAAAGCACTTCAAGTTCAGCATGGACACACCATTCGAGGAACTTTCAAAGGAACACCAGGAAATACTTCTTTTCGGCTGTAACGAAAAAATACCATTCAATTTCAAAAGAAGAAACAAGTCTTATATGGTGAACCGTAAATTTGAGGGTGTTGTTCCAAGAATGCAAAGGCTATACTTCGAAACAAAATCAAGCTATTCAAGAAAATACCTCTCAAGGTTCATGTCTGACAGGAAGTGTCATGTCTGTGACGGTAAACGTCTAAAACCTGAAGTTTTGGCCGTAACTGTTGGTGGAAAATCAATCATTGACGTTTGTGACATGGCAATCAAGGATTCCTATCAGTTCTTCCAGGATTTGGAACTGACTGAAAGGGAAAACTTCATCGCAAAAGAAGTTTTAAAAGAAATTAAGGAACGTTTAAGCTTTTTGGTGGAAGTGGGACTTGATTATCTGTCTATGTCAAGGGCATCAGGTACATTATCCGGTGGTGAGGCCCAAAGGATTAGACTGGCCACACAAATCGGTTCTGGTCTTGTCGGTGTATTGTATATTCTTGATGAACCAAGTATCGGTTTGCACCAAAGAGACAACATCAAACTTATTGAAGCATTGAAAAGACTTAAAGACCTTGGAAATACATTGGTTGTCGTTGAACACGATGAGGAAACCATCTTATCAGCAGACCATGTGGTGGATATAGGTCCAGGTGCAGGTGAACATGGTGGTAAGGTCGTAGCTCAGGGAACACCATTGGATATCATGAACAATCCTGACTCCATTACTGGCCAATACATTTCAAGAGCACTTAAGATTGATATTCCAAAGGAAAGAAGACCTGGAAATGGTAAATTCATTAAAATCATTGGTGCTGAACAGAACAATCTCAAGGATATTGATGTTGAAATACCATTGGGCAAATTCACCTGTGTGACCGGTGTGAGTGGTTCAGGTAAAAGCAGTCTGATTAATGAAATTCTCTATAAGGGAGCACACGGTAAGCTGTCCAGGAAATTCATGTTTGCAGGCAAGTACAAGGAAATTGAAGGTTTGGAAAATATTGATAAGGTTATTGCAATTGATCAAAAGCCTATTGGAAGAACTCCTAGGTCAAACCCTGCAACATACACAGGAGTATTCACTGACATCCGTGATCTCTTTGCCAACACTCCAGAGTCAAAGGCAAGGGGTTACAAGCCTGGAAGATTCTCATTCAACGTTAAGGGTGGAAGATGTGAAGCATGTTCCGGTGACGGTATCGTTCAGATTGAAATGCACTTTTTAGCTGATGTATATGTGCCGTGTGAAGTCTGTGGCGGTAAAAGATACAACGAGGAGACATTGGATATCCGTTACAAGGGTAAGAATATTTATGAAGTTCTTGAAATGACTGTTGAGGAAGCATTGGAATTCTTTGAAAACATTCCAAAAATCACCAAAAAGCTTCAGACATTGTATGATGTTGGTTTAGGCTATATGAAGATTGGACAGCCTGCAACAACATTGTCCGGTGGGGAAGCTCAAAGGATTAAGCTTGCAAAAGAACTGTCAAGAACAAGTACAGGTAAGACTTTATATATTCTTGATGAACCGACAACCGGTCTTCACTTTGCAGACATTAAAAGGTTGTTGGAGGTTCTTTCAAGACTTACCGATGCCGGCAATTCCGTTGTTGTCATTGAACACAACCTTGATGTCATCAAGACAGCAGACCATATCATTGACCTCGGTCCTGAAGGTGGGGACGGCGGAGGTCAGGTCATTGCTACCGGAACACCTGAAGAGGTTGCGGAAGCCGGAACATACACCGGTGAGTTTTTAGAGCGTATGCTTAATGAAAACATCACTCCATATGCAAAAGAATTGGTGGAAGATATTGGAAAGTAATATTTTTCACTTTATTTTTTACTTTTTTCAACTATTTTTCTTATCACTAAACGATTAAATGTTCATTTAACTTTTTCAAGGATTATTTAAGCAAATTTAAATAATATGTTGAATATAATTTATTATTAAAGAGTATATTCTCAATGCTCTTTTTACCTAGGTGATTTAAATGAGAGAGTTATATGAAAAGATGATTGACGAAGCAATGGCAGCTCAAAAGGCTGACGTTGCTGTTATATCAGAAAACAGATACAATGACTTTAAAATAACTGATGCAAAACCATATGCTGATGCTGTATCTGGTATGAAAGCGTTGGACAACCAAGCAGAATCTGTAATTAACTTACACAAGGAATCTGTTAAAAACCATTATGAAATCTTGTCTTCCATTACAGACACTTTACAATGTGAAGACGACCCATTCATTGAACACTTCCAAACCCCACCTGTCCTTGAAATCTTATGCGAAGAAGATGGGGACTTTGCTGACAGTGTCGATAAATTCATTGCAGAAATTGCAAACAGTGAAGCATTAATCGCTAAAGAATCAATCAGAAGATATGGTGGATTCTACGGACCTACTTGTGTAGTGGACTTTGCATTGATGCCTGGAAGTACAAGTAATGTTGTAAACCAAATTTTAACCAAAATGGACATTCCAGTACATCACAAACAAGGTATTCTATCTGCAAAATCCTGGGGTATGAACACATCCTACGGTATCGGTGATGCATTTGCAAATGCTATTGAAGACGGCTTAACTGCTGCTCAAGCAACCGAAAAGGAAATTGAAACATTACAAATGATTTACAAAACTCCTATTGAAGGACAAGGTGTATTAATGGATGATGCAAATCATTCCTCCTTTGATGTAAGGGACTACATGAACAAGTATAAAAAGGCAATGACTCCTGTTGTAAAAGCAGCAATGGATGACGGCGTGCACTACGGTAACATTGTAACCGTGCCAGCATACTGTGTAGGGGACATTGGACACCACATCGGTCAATCCACATACAACATGTGTAAAGATGATGTGACAATGGCAATTATCCAAGCAACCGCTGGTGTAATTGAAAACTCACTTAGAAACAACCTTGACGTATTTAAAACACCATTTGACGTATTGAAACTTTCAACTGGTGCATCTGCTTGTGCAACTGAATTCTTACTTGAATTGGACGGTTTCACAGCTCCTATGGTTGTTGACATGTTGAACAAAAGATTCCACAACTACGTACAACAATATCCAAAAAGAGGCGCAGCTGCTGAACTCCACAACTGTGACTTCATGGACATGATTTACAGAGGATTCAACGCAATGAGTAACGCAAGGAAAATGAGATCTTCCGCTGGATTTGAAATAATTCCAAGAATCAAAGGTATGGAAGTTGACTTCACCTCCATCCTAGAAAATGAAGTTCTAATGAATCCACAAAGATACACCTATCCTGCATGTGCAATTACAGTAAGATTCTCATCACTTATGAGATTAGCTGACTATCCATGTCTTTTAACATCAGAACCAATTACAGCAACCATGATGACAAACATCATTGCGCTTGACAAGGAAACTCCTGGTTCTCCTGTAAGAGGATGTAAACAATGTGCTTCTGCATGTCTTGCAGACAACAAACACGAATACTGTCAATGGAGAGAAGCAGTTTAGGCGATCATATGACTTGTAACATTAGAAAAAAATTTTTTGCTGAACTCTTAGGAACCTTTTTCCTTGTATTTTTCGGTACAGGTTCTGCTGTTGTGACACTTTTGGTTTCACAGAGCATTGACCCTGCAAATGTCGGAATCGGTATTCTTGGAGGTTTGGGTGATTGGATTGCAATTGCATTGGTATTTGGTCTTACTGTAATGATATGTATATATGTATTTGGTAAGATTTCTG is a window from the uncultured Methanobrevibacter sp. genome containing:
- the uvrB gene encoding excinuclease ABC subunit UvrB — translated: MKEFKLKSPYKPLGDQPKAINSLAEGINNGVREQTLLGVTGSGKTFTMANVIEKVQKPTLVISHNKTLAAQLYEEFKEFFPDNAVEYFVSYYDYYQPEAYVPRTDTFIDKEASINDDIDIMRHSATQSLLSRDDVIVVSSVSCIYGIGSPDDYGEFAFGIAVGDIYERSEILSRLVFMQYERNDIEFDRGQFRVRGDVIEINPVHGTPPIRIELFGDEIDAISLIDKVTGKKKESLQRYMIFPAKHFVVGQDKMDVALSNIKEELNERLAELNATGKLLEAQRLEQRTRFDIEMLQEMGYCPGVENYSMHLSGRKWGEKPYSLLKYFPDDFLTIIDESHVTVPQIRGMYNGDRARKETLVEHGFRLPSAKENRPLRFDEFESSVNQVIYVSATPGQYELSKSRNVVEQIIRPTGLVDPEVLIRPVTGQVEDLLKEVKLTAEKDERVLVTTLTKRMAEDLTDYYARIGVKVRYMHSEIDTLERIDIVDDLRRGKFDVLVGVNLLREGLDLPEVSLVAILDADKEGFLRNETSLIQTIGRAARNVNGRVIMYVDDMTDSVRNAYDTTLKRRKLQMKYNEVHGITPKSTQRTLKEKLAEEEEKYNGLTGAEVEKMPKDELRLLIKDLEKDMKEAAARLDFERAAELRNKLYALKGFDN
- a CDS encoding cysteine peptidase family C39 domain-containing protein, producing MNSLQFPKKTVKITINNKVYTKRTNSEGIIVFKPKLGTGTLKITVEFGGTTYVGESSAQKQVKGIKGNPRNPFISKISLRNGVPNVDYMFGSYVMADGDMKYSLTKAQYKAVIKRDSYCLYLNNKLSKYTVFKSKAEPKLSHIIKREKWNVIERAINTKIVKKNKNGYWPGTITVSLKGKSYTYPEVRDVQNTGYTCGPTASSMCTQVLRNYYCEKYLAQNGDATPSEGSSTKGLKRALEKFNFKCSIYYKSSFNKALKQLKKGGSALVFHTWGHFVSILDISNDGKKILVGNPSGDYDYGSHDIPTKWLTVSYMKKRFNNYDTSGLIVKLKYNLKKATKKNVNNFYYSMGTKWSRQNTNERLVQIQANFY
- the uvrA gene encoding excinuclease ABC subunit UvrA; the protein is MANDDKKQIVIKGAREHNLQDIDVSVPRDEFIVITGLSGSGKSSLAFDTIYAEGQRRYVESLSAYARQFLGQMKKPEMESIEGLSPAISIDQKTTRENPRSTVGTITEIYDYLRLLFARIGIPHCPNCGREISHQTLGQIGDAIIEEGEGVKIQILAPIVRDKKGQFKDVLEDLRNKGFVRVRVDGEIRDLDEDISLAKTYRHDIDVIVDRLKIRKNVDFKRRLVDSLETASELTEGLITVLFDNGEEYEKKYSEHFACVHCGINFEELTPRMFSFNAPQGACPECNGIGSKMEIDPDLVVPDKSLSLSEGAIVPWASSAKRENYYFQMLDAVSKHFKFSMDTPFEELSKEHQEILLFGCNEKIPFNFKRRNKSYMVNRKFEGVVPRMQRLYFETKSSYSRKYLSRFMSDRKCHVCDGKRLKPEVLAVTVGGKSIIDVCDMAIKDSYQFFQDLELTERENFIAKEVLKEIKERLSFLVEVGLDYLSMSRASGTLSGGEAQRIRLATQIGSGLVGVLYILDEPSIGLHQRDNIKLIEALKRLKDLGNTLVVVEHDEETILSADHVVDIGPGAGEHGGKVVAQGTPLDIMNNPDSITGQYISRALKIDIPKERRPGNGKFIKIIGAEQNNLKDIDVEIPLGKFTCVTGVSGSGKSSLINEILYKGAHGKLSRKFMFAGKYKEIEGLENIDKVIAIDQKPIGRTPRSNPATYTGVFTDIRDLFANTPESKARGYKPGRFSFNVKGGRCEACSGDGIVQIEMHFLADVYVPCEVCGGKRYNEETLDIRYKGKNIYEVLEMTVEEALEFFENIPKITKKLQTLYDVGLGYMKIGQPATTLSGGEAQRIKLAKELSRTSTGKTLYILDEPTTGLHFADIKRLLEVLSRLTDAGNSVVVIEHNLDVIKTADHIIDLGPEGGDGGGQVIATGTPEEVAEAGTYTGEFLERMLNENITPYAKELVEDIGK
- a CDS encoding DUF2193 domain-containing protein, translating into MRELYEKMIDEAMAAQKADVAVISENRYNDFKITDAKPYADAVSGMKALDNQAESVINLHKESVKNHYEILSSITDTLQCEDDPFIEHFQTPPVLEILCEEDGDFADSVDKFIAEIANSEALIAKESIRRYGGFYGPTCVVDFALMPGSTSNVVNQILTKMDIPVHHKQGILSAKSWGMNTSYGIGDAFANAIEDGLTAAQATEKEIETLQMIYKTPIEGQGVLMDDANHSSFDVRDYMNKYKKAMTPVVKAAMDDGVHYGNIVTVPAYCVGDIGHHIGQSTYNMCKDDVTMAIIQATAGVIENSLRNNLDVFKTPFDVLKLSTGASACATEFLLELDGFTAPMVVDMLNKRFHNYVQQYPKRGAAAELHNCDFMDMIYRGFNAMSNARKMRSSAGFEIIPRIKGMEVDFTSILENEVLMNPQRYTYPACAITVRFSSLMRLADYPCLLTSEPITATMMTNIIALDKETPGSPVRGCKQCASACLADNKHEYCQWREAV